CCATTTACCTCAAGTCCTCAACATCTCTTTTAATTGTTTGGCTTATAGTTTTTCTTGGTCTTCCTATACCTCTAATCATTTGACTATCATAAATCACAACCATTGAATCACAATTTTAACCCACAGGTCATATGTCATGCGGTAAACCAGTGCACACAAATTCAGGGGGTTCACCATAGACTTTTGGCACCTTTGCCAACAACAATCCAGGTAGAAACGAGATAAGAAGAGTGGCCTTGAAAATCAAATACCTGAACCAGCTGTTGGGCTGCCTGTATTTGTGAAGAAGTCCCACTTATCTCGATAGTCATCTCCCCTGGCACACCATTTGTCTCCTGAATTGTAATACTGGCTCCACTAGCACGACGAATGTAGCTGATATTTGTTCCTGATGCTCCAATAACAGAATCCGCATATGAAAGCGGAATTTGCATGTGCTGTGTTACCTACAAAGTACGAAGGAAATTACATGAAACCATGATAAAACAAAATGCTTCAAAAGTGAATGACACCCTCTGCAAGTATTTTCAGGTTAAGCAAAAGAAAGACACCTTAGTTACAACAGATTGTTGTGGTTGCACGTTTGGTGAATAAAACCCCATAGAAGTATCCCTTGCATAGGCAGGTGGTGGACCTTGATGAAGGGGGTTGTCCATGGCTGGCAGGTCAGCAGGTGGGTGTGGGTAATAATGATCATACTGTTGTGAAGGTGGCACATATTGACGATTGGGAGCAAAACCAGGTCCACCCCCACCACCAAGAGGTGGAAACCCTTGAGGAGGAGGACCCCAAGTTTGGGATGGTGGCACATTCTGGTTAACTCGAACATCTGGCATTTGCATCTAAGTTTGGAAgatgggaaaaaaaaattatacacacATAATTGTAATCAAAGATGGCAGTGCATATGTAACTtgaaaacaagaagaaaaaaaacacaaaatctTGAAGCCCCATCTTAATTTACATCTTTtagatttgaagaaagattaaaaaaaaggaCTTACTTGTTTTTCAAAAACGCCAACTATGCTGCGATCAACCAAGAACTTACGTAAATGACTTGCAATAAGTTCAACTGCCTTGTGAACACCAGCAGATTCTCCTTGCACTTCAACTACACTGTCACCTCTCAAAGCAAAAACTGGCAGGTTTTCTGTTTTGACAGAAATAATACATTATTCAGGCACAATAAATTTTAGTAAGTAAAACAATTTACAAACAGTACAATAGTTTTAGTtcaaaacagcttaattaagtgctTATTGCAATAACCGCTTATCACATAAGTATTTATTAATAAGCTAATTGATAAGTTTATTGAAATGAGCTCAAATATGTTAGAAGCGTTTATCCATAAGCTAATCTAAAGAGCTtataaaaataagctcaaaacagcttataggtaggtcataagctatttagATGAGCTCTACCAAACACTTGCACTAAcacttatgctataagataaactcaaataagttcttccaaacaGGCCTTATTCATCAAATAAAAGCTAATAAAAAAGTTCAGAGTTCGACAGTTACAGTAACACTCCAAATAAATTATAGCGGCCGGGAGTAGCTCTAGTGACAGTATATGCAATAACAAAGATTGAATGCAAACTGATAATTGATTCCTGTACAAGCATTCAAGCAACATATCCTGATGTAATTTGCAAGAGCTGTGAGCAAAGTAGCAAACCTGATCCGAGAATACGAATAGTACAACCCGAGGCATCTTGAATAGATTTTATAGTCGAGCCTTGCTTCCCTATCAAGCTTCCTGCTTGAGTTTCTGCAACTAGAATCCTAGTAACAACTGAGCGTCCAGCACCTAACGTGCTGCCAGCAGGGTCACGATCAACATTCATAACTTGTTTATGAACCCTTAGCAAACCATCAACAGCAGGTGGTATGGGAAAATCTGGCTCTTCTTTTGCAGAAATCATTACCTGTTGAAAGCATCAAAGAAAGAAAGTTGAGAAACACAAGAGCAAAATCATGGGATCTCAAAACAATCAACAGGAGATAGATATTCAAATTTTTAAGCAAATTAATTCAATCCATTTGACCCATTAATTGATTCATCATTTCATCTCAAATTCTCAATGTTCTAAAAACATACTTGTTCACTAATATTACCATACTAGCAGAAAAATACTAGAGTTTTAATGTTGTTTCTGATTCTTTAAGACCTTGTCAACATCTAGTTCACTGGATAACCATTATTTCCAGTGCAAGGTAGGTGCCAACCAAACTAGTTAAATGGTGACATGAACttcaatttaaatattttattgacACAATCTCCAGACTTCCATCTAATAGTTTCTGCTGTCTTTCTCTCGTTTTATCATTTTATTGAGTTAAGTAGTGTTTTCAAGGAAATTGTTTCAGGAAGTGTGGCAAGATACCAATCGACCAAGATCTGTAGTTACCAGTCATGGCGAAAGCTTGCCATAAAGTCTGCACAGACTATTTCTGACTGTTAACACAAAAAACATCATGTCAGCACTTGTGTATGCTCATTGCCGATTGCTTGCAACTTGAACTCTGACTCTCTTCCGTTTGAAGCCAGTTTGATCACTCATATTTGCTGATAACCTGCACATATCCATTTGGTTATCGAGACAAAAGACATCTCTTTATACAGGATTTGGCTCCTCTAAAGTGAGAGAGTCACTTTAGAGGGTAAAGTAAGTCATCCAACCATTAATAGTGCTTACCTACTTTGAAAAGTCAATTTAGCAACTCAATCGATGGTTGTGATAATTTACTTTAACCCTGTAAAGTGAGCCCCTCACTTTAGAGGAGTCGGACCCCTTATACATATCTAACCTGTTTGATAATTTGGTTTTTACTTGTGTTCATTCTGaatatttttatgatttcacTTCCTGGataatttctttcttttggaaATAAAAATCCTCCACAGTAGTGTTCATAAGTAGTTAATGTttcattcaatttcaatttcgaATTAATCCTGTTTGTTTGATCAACTAAAGTTTTCCACGTGGAACTGAAATATATGTTTCCGCTAATTCTAACTTCTAAGTGACCATGATATGAGTTCAGATAATTGAATTACGTCCATA
This is a stretch of genomic DNA from Lotus japonicus ecotype B-129 chromosome 1, LjGifu_v1.2. It encodes these proteins:
- the LOC130730555 gene encoding flowering locus K homology domain-like; the protein is MAEEDFGGYDIGYVPEDLGFPQNLVDEHDVETVIDSSGFPQLLSDDQGADNLVEVLQGAHFPENDFDGYQPDVGGLPEDTEYPQQEHVDEGHDGVGVVTENFDSLQEQGAAAAAATDSKGNEIKRWPGWPGESVFRMLVPVQKVGSIIGRKGEFIKKITEETKARIKILDGPPGAPERAVMISAKEEPDFPIPPAVDGLLRVHKQVMNVDRDPAGSTLGAGRSVVTRILVAETQAGSLIGKQGSTIKSIQDASGCTIRILGSENLPVFALRGDSVVEVQGESAGVHKAVELIASHLRKFLVDRSIVGVFEKQMQMPDVRVNQNVPPSQTWGPPPQGFPPLGGGGGPGFAPNRQYVPPSQQYDHYYPHPPADLPAMDNPLHQGPPPAYARDTSMGFYSPNVQPQQSVVTKVTQHMQIPLSYADSVIGASGTNISYIRRASGASITIQETNGVPGEMTIEISGTSSQIQAAQQLVQNSVAEAASATQDQVGGSVGQGYNAYPTNAPVYASLPSGAGDHTGHAPSADYGSMYGTNYGY